tatcacaactatttgtaaacacttttttaagtttaataatttgggacatgcaaaagtactttcccgttaatattaacattggaATGAAGTGTTTATATgcttaattaaattctaaaaaacgaaacaatcaaaatgattattgaagcatttaacatttgtacaCTATAATAAGATTAAGTTGATTGTTTCTAGATGCGTTTTTTGCGGTGgttaaacttatattttggGTATTAAAATTGGAACGTCTCAATTAATATACAGAAACATTtagacaatgtattatgtaagtatgactttttttatgtactagaaaacattctgttttgataacattataatattattcatgattatcatgttataataatatgaaaatatgaaaatatgtttccGAGTTGggtgtaggtaattaaggataaattttagacaatactcataaaaaatcacaagtatttgtaaagacttttttaaatagaataatttgggacatgcaatagtactttcccgttatttttttaaatgagaatgaggtgtctttataataagttaatttctaaaaaatgtaacaatcaaaatcattattgaagcatttaacatttgttcactctaatcaaaATAAGTTGGTGATCTGTGTTGATGGGTTTTTTGCGTCGGTAAAACTACttttttgagtatttaaatTGGAACGTCTCAATTAATATACGAAGTCATTtagacaatgtattatgtaagtatgacgtTTTTAATGTACtagaaaacattctgttttgataacattttaatattattcgtgattataatgttataggtataatttaatacaaaaatatctttCAGGTGTCCCCTACtctgtttaaatgggttttttGCGGCAGTTAATCTTCTATTTTGGGTATTAGAATTGGAACGTTTggttgaatatacgatgtcatttagacaatgcattatgtaagtatgactttttaatGTCCTACAAAACATcctgttttgataaaattataatattattcgtgattttaatgttatagttataattcaatacaaaaatatctttCTGGGGTAGGGGGTAGGTAATTAAAgataagtttaaaacaatattcgtTAAAAATCACAACTTTTTGTAAacacttttttaagttgaataatttgggtcATGCAAAAGTATTTACCTGATAGTTTTAACGTTGGAATGAGGTGTTTATATgcttaattaaattctaaaaaatgattattgaagcatttaacatttgtgcaCTATAATCAGATTAAATTGGTGTTCTGTTTAGATGTGTTTTTTGCGGCAGTTAAACTACTATTGAATATACAATGTCATTTagacaatgtatttttaagtatgACATTTTTATGTCCTTGAAAACATTCTAttacgaaaaaattataatattattcttgattataatattatattaataattgaatacaatattatctttcTAGGGTATggcgtaggtacttaaaaataagttttagataatattcgaaaaaagtcacaattatttgtaaatacttttttaagttgaataatttgggacattcAAAAGTACtttactgttattttttaagtgggaatgaggtgtctatataattagttaatttctaaaaaatgtaacaatcaaaatgattattgaagcatttaacatttgttcactctaatcagtaTAAGTTGGTGATCTGTGTAAACGGGTGTTTTTCGGGGGTTAAAATACTATAAGGGTTTTTGAATTGGAATGTTTGAATGAATATACGAAGTAATTTtgactttatattatgtaagtattacTTTTTTCACGTCCTAGAATACATTCTTTTttgatcaaattataatattattcgtgattatattataattataatttaatacaaaaatatttttctggggTATGGCGTAGGTACTTAAAGAtatgtttcatataatattcttaaaaaatcacaactatttgtaattactttttaagttgaataatttgggacatgcaaaagtactttcccgttattttttacgTAGGAATAAGGTGTCTATATGCTCAGTTAAATTCCAAAAAATGTCAGAATCAAAATGATTATTGAAGCATTCAACATTTATGcactttaatcagaataagttgttgatctgtgtagatgggttatATTGGGagttaaaatacttttaaaggtTTTTGAATTAGAATGTTTGAATGAATATACGAAGTTATTTCTCgactataaatgataaaattataatattattcgtgattaaTGCTGAatgaaattctaaaaatgtatcaatctAAATGAtttttgaagcatttaacatttgtactACTATAATCAGGTGATGTTGGTGATCTGTGTAAATGGGTGATAGCGGggattaaaatactttttagggTTTTTGGATTGGAATGTTTGAATGAATATACATGGTGAGTGGGGTCTAAACAATGAAACAACAaggaaatataaacatattaatattttatcatgattTTGTTCGTCAGATAAATAAATtcgttattgcatatttttataattttacttttgttacAATATGTTAGTAttttagcaataataatatttctagaaTAGCTATCGTTTATACCTCAACCTAGGATGATAttcagtacctacataatttttatatatatttattttaattattcggtGTCTGGAAAATgtgttacatttataatttcaaatataattaactaatatatgcgtatatatatattatgtactttggaCAATAGGTGGCTTTTGACGATAGAATTTAATCGAATCAGCATGCCGGTTTTTCTTTGTCCACTTTGACCATGTGATTGTACAGGTCCAACAGTCTTTTTGAATATCCCATCTCGTTGTCATACCACGCACCGATTGTCATGAATTTGTCACCCATAACTGATATCTGGCGTAAGTCAACTATTGCCGAACAATAACTGCCAATGAATGAGGAGCTGACCCGTTTATCATTGAAATAGGATATCACTTCACACTCCCAGAGCTTTGGACACATCAATTCTTCTAGTTTCACTGGTTTCTTAACTCTGTAAATATAAAGGACAAGTTTGAATCaactagaaaaaaaacaattaggaAATGATTTTTGGCTAAGTAAACACATAAGTTTTTTCTGACGTAAAGTATccatctatatttttataatttgcgaTGCATAGTATGGTaggtaattacttattatataaatacacctGGAGAATCCTTCACtcataattttcattattttattatttatatttgtatcaacATTACAACACGCATTGCCGTCTAACTATctcattataatgtaatatttttagccACTAAATTCAGAATTCTTAAGTTCAAAGTTTACTTTGACTACTGtacttaccatattattattatgcgatataacaaaaatatattatacgttacgTTATATAGAGTTTTAGCAGTGAAACGTCGAGAACGGGCACTCTTATCGAGTCACCAGTCACTTTTCCTTTAAGCTCCGGTACGACGATACCCACGGCTTTTGCGGCGCCTGTTGTGCTGTGTACTATGTTTCCTAAGGCCGACCACTGAAATTCAATATCACAACCATTATTACAACgcgttaattatttattataagagggcgagtaggtaataaatttttttggtttataacTTTAATCGTGATTCTTGACAACAAAATGGTCTTTTAACACGcagtatgtaggtacataaaataaaattgcttacaaaaatacatattgttatttaaagcCTTAAAAAAGTAGCTCCTCACGTGCTTAACTCCATCGTGGACATGCTGTGAGGAAGTCACAGCGTGAACAGTCGTCAGTAGACAGTTCTCAACACCATATTTTTGGTTGATGATGTTTATCAATGGCGCCGCACAATTGGTTGTACACGATGCGTTCGACACCACAGTCATATCTTTTTTATACTTGTCGAAGTTGACGCCTCTTACAAACATCGGCGCGTCTTTGCTCGGAGCGCTGATAATAACTTTTTTGACTCCCGCCGCCAAGtgtttctaaaaatgtttgttgttgtatgtcataatattatattctatagtcAATTGAGCGGGGGCACGGTCAtaattcatacaatattatctaaagaAATATAGAAATATCCCTCGTAAAACGTATTTCATAGTAAATACCTTAGCTGTTTCAACTTCTGTGAATTTTCCGGTCGAGTCTATAACGTATTCAACCTGCAATTCTTTCCATTTGATCTTTTCGGGGTCCTTTTCATTATATACCCGCACGGTTTTGCCTATCGGAGCCACCACGTGTAAGACACAAGACATTGTTTACCGTTATATTCGTATTCGATTTATAATCGCAACAATATTTTACGAAATTGCATTATACATTAAAGTTGTTAACAAAACACATATATTTTAGCGcatactattgtatttttatacattctaCCGTTTGtgtaacatattttacaatcttaacagaatttttgaaatattttgtgtaattctCTGacttaggtattaggtactttaaatgtattatgatacCTAAGCAATGCACGTTGAATTTTGATTCATAACAAAATTATACTACAATTTTGCGTGATTCAATAAGTTATTTCGCGGTCAACaggcataaatattataataaaaactatcaaGGTCGACTTTTGCTTACCTTCAAATCTCAAAATACTATAGCCGTGAATCGTCGATGTGAGcgcaaaaagtaaatatttcaagtgcataataattatagattatttaacatttaaaaatgttgaataaattaaaagttagtcgtttcatgttttttttttacaataaatgtgttttttgtgagcgcattttacaattttgattttttgtgctCATAAATCATAtctctataattataaatattattagtcgaTTACCGTCGATGTCCAGACAGTTATCACCCTTTACGGTAACGTTTCCGGCAAACGTCCCATGCACTGTGT
This genomic window from Metopolophium dirhodum isolate CAU chromosome 1, ASM1992520v1, whole genome shotgun sequence contains:
- the LOC132934238 gene encoding uncharacterized protein LOC132934238 — encoded protein: MFKNAIRLTSTGLKSMQGPSRVCSSSLINGNTFSLMGESVRQFAIQNTMNGQCKPPVTCAIEVPCTNLPPMAINGFGRIGKCVLRMALHEDVNVVAINEPGAKIEDIARSLKYDTVHGTFAGNVTVKGDNCLDIDGKTVRVYNEKDPEKIKWKELQVEYVIDSTGKFTEVETAKKHLAAGVKKVIISAPSKDAPMFVRGVNFDKYKKDMTVVSNASCTTNCAAPLINIINQKYGVENCLLTTVHAVTSSQHVHDGVKHWSALGNIVHSTTGAAKAVGIVVPELKGKVTGDSIRVPVLDVSLLKLYITVKKPVKLEELMCPKLWECEVISYFNDKRVSSSFIGSYCSAIVDLRQISVMGDKFMTIGAWYDNEMGYSKRLLDLYNHMVKVDKEKPAC